The following DNA comes from Tunturibacter psychrotolerans.
ACGCGGGTGCGAGTGATGGGGAATCTGAAGTATGACGTTCAGTCGAGAAGCGACACCCAGATGGCCAGAAGGATCGCGTCCATGCTCTCCGGAACGAAACTCATCGTCGCGGGGAGTACGCTGGCGGGTGAGGAAGAGGCGTTATTGGCTGCGTGGCCCGCGATTTTGAAGGGGGTTCCCGATGCATCGCTGCTGATAGCTCCGAGGCATCCGGACCGTTTTGAAGAGGTTTGGCAGCTGATTCAGAGGAGCGGATCTCCGTTTTTGCGGTGCAGCCAGATGCCGCAGAGTAACGATCCTGTCGCCGAGGGCACGATCCTTTTGCTGGATACGATTGGAGATCTCGCATCGGTGTATGGAGTGGCAGCGGTGGCCTTCGTTGGGGGGAGTCTGGTTCCAAAGGGCGGTCACAATCCGCTGGAGCCGGCTCAGTTTGGGGTGCCGGTGGTGACCGGTCCTTCGTTCGAGAATTTTCGTGAGATCGTGAAGACCATGCAAGAGGCCAAGGCAATTCGTATCGTTGCCAAGGACGAACTCGCGGAGACTCTGATCGGTATTCTGCGGGGGACGAATGACGAGAGGGCGCTTGGGCAACGAGGACGAGCCGTGTTTCAAGCAGAGGCGGGCGCAACTGTGCGAACGGCACAAGCCCTGGTTTCGCTGTTGGAGCAGAGGGCTGGTGCAGCGCGATGAAGATACGACGACCATGGCTGCTGCCGC
Coding sequences within:
- a CDS encoding 3-deoxy-D-manno-octulosonic acid transferase, whose product is MMVMYSSLLLAVLVVGAPYWLVRMATSGRYRAGLRGRLGVVPRGLHAAVSGQSVVWVHAVSVGEVMAATRLIRELKERLPGWVVAISTTTETGQRLAKERLPDSPVFYLPLDLKFSVRRYLRVLQPRMLVLMESEFWPRLIKECAKDGVPIAVVNARISDRSFPRYMRLRRLWRPFLEMISLFLAQSRESAERLEKIGAPTTRVRVMGNLKYDVQSRSDTQMARRIASMLSGTKLIVAGSTLAGEEEALLAAWPAILKGVPDASLLIAPRHPDRFEEVWQLIQRSGSPFLRCSQMPQSNDPVAEGTILLLDTIGDLASVYGVAAVAFVGGSLVPKGGHNPLEPAQFGVPVVTGPSFENFREIVKTMQEAKAIRIVAKDELAETLIGILRGTNDERALGQRGRAVFQAEAGATVRTAQALVSLLEQRAGAAR